Proteins from one Methanosphaera cuniculi genomic window:
- a CDS encoding ornithine cyclodeaminase, nickel-pincer nucleotide-dependent → MFKEKLILTGHIIDSLTLPKTLDTIMEQGGDFKIEELNVGKLKTDKSSAIIEVTSDDEKVFNRILDEVTDYGAEILEDKEVQLIESAKDKTVPDNFYSTTNYNTKVKYNDTWLPIENIEMDCVIVVDTDNMKAECKPLNVVKKGEKVVVGRAGVKVEPLERSRGKAEFEFMNSEASAEKPTQTIIHKIAKEMKEIKDKGGKIVVVGGPAVIHTGCSKVLASLIREGYVDKIFAGNALATHDIENALYGTSLGVDIESGELVAHGHKNHISAINTINKAGSIKEAVDQGILTSGVMYECIKNDAPYVLAGSIRDDGPLPDVITDSQVAQQRMREEVQDVDMVIMIATLLHSVATGNLIPARVKSVCVDISNASVTKLSDRGSAQVISVVTDIGSFLPILKNELEKLEEE, encoded by the coding sequence ATGTTTAAAGAAAAATTAATTCTCACAGGACATATAATTGATTCACTTACTCTACCTAAAACACTCGATACAATAATGGAACAAGGTGGAGATTTTAAAATAGAAGAATTAAATGTGGGAAAACTAAAAACAGATAAAAGCAGTGCAATAATAGAAGTTACATCAGATGATGAAAAAGTATTTAACAGAATACTTGATGAAGTAACAGACTATGGAGCTGAAATACTAGAAGATAAAGAAGTACAACTAATAGAATCAGCTAAAGATAAAACAGTACCAGATAACTTCTACTCAACAACTAACTACAACACTAAAGTTAAATACAACGACACATGGCTACCAATAGAAAACATAGAAATGGACTGTGTTATTGTAGTAGATACAGATAACATGAAAGCAGAATGTAAACCATTAAATGTAGTTAAAAAAGGTGAAAAAGTTGTTGTAGGACGTGCAGGTGTTAAAGTTGAACCACTAGAAAGATCACGTGGAAAAGCTGAATTTGAATTTATGAACAGTGAAGCATCAGCAGAAAAACCAACACAAACAATTATCCATAAAATAGCAAAAGAAATGAAGGAAATAAAAGATAAAGGTGGAAAAATTGTAGTAGTAGGAGGACCTGCAGTAATACACACAGGATGTTCAAAAGTACTAGCAAGTTTAATACGTGAAGGATATGTAGATAAAATCTTTGCAGGAAATGCTCTAGCAACACACGATATTGAAAATGCATTATATGGAACATCACTAGGTGTAGATATAGAATCAGGAGAACTAGTAGCACATGGACATAAAAATCATATATCTGCAATTAACACTATAAATAAAGCTGGAAGTATTAAAGAAGCAGTAGATCAAGGAATACTAACAAGTGGTGTAATGTATGAATGTATTAAAAATGATGCACCATATGTACTAGCTGGTAGTATTCGTGATGATGGACCTTTACCTGATGTAATAACAGATTCACAAGTTGCACAACAAAGAATGCGTGAAGAAGTACAAGATGTTGACATGGTAATAATGATTGCAACACTACTTCACAGTGTAGCAACAGGAAACCTTATACCAGCACGTGTAAAAAGTGTATGTGTAGATATAAGTAATGCATCAGTAACCAAACTTTCAGATCGTGGAAGTGCACAGGTTATAAGTGTTGTAACAGATATAGGATCATTTTTACCTATACTTAAAAATGAACTTGAAAAACTAGAAGAAGAATAA